The Pseudonocardia broussonetiae DNA segment GAGCCGCGCCGGATCGTCGAGATCGACGACGTCCGCGCCCTGGTCGACCGCGGGTCGGTCGTCGTCGCGGCGGGCGGCGGCGGCATCCCCGTGGTGCAGGCCGGGCACGTGCTGCGGGGTGTCGACGCCGTCGTCGACAAGGACCTCGCGGCCGAGAAGCTGGCCAGCACGCTCGGTGCCGACGTCCTCATGCTGGTCACGGGCGTGCCGCGGGTGATGCTGGACTTCGGCACGCCGCGGGCCCGTGACGTCGGCGAGATGACCACCGACGAGGCGCTGGGGCACGCCGCGGCCGGGCAGTTCCCGGAGGGCAGCATGGGCCCCAAGATGCGGGCGGCCACCCGGTTCGTCCAGGCCACCGGCGGCACCGCGGTCGTCACCGACGTCGAGCACGCCTGCGCGTCGCTCGCCGGCGGTGCCGCGGCGGGCACCCGCATCGTCCCCACCCGCATCGTCCCCACCGCAGCGAGCGTCGGAGCGGCATCGTGATCCACTCACTCACCGTCCACCCCGAGACCTACGTCGACTCGATCATGCAGCTGTCCGGCACCCGGGCCCTGCGCGCGGTCGAGGGCGTCGACTGGGCCAGCGCGGCCATGGCGACCCCGACGAACGTGAAGACGCTGCAGGACGAGGGCTTCCCCGCCGACGACCTGTCCGGCGCCGGCGCCAACGACCTCGTCCTCGCCGTCCGCGCCGAGTCCCAGGACGCCGTCGACGCGGCGCTGGAGGCGGGCGACCAGGCGC contains these protein-coding regions:
- a CDS encoding carbamate kinase, translated to MPRTVVVALGGNAITRSGESGTHAEQTANARAMAEAVCRMRDAGWNVVVVHGNGPQVGNLAIQQEEAAHRVPEMPLYWLGAMSEGQLGCLITLALHEAGGGDLPGVVAVVTHMVVDADDPAFARPTKPIGPFLDEDTARRHAAERGWTVGEDAGRGWRRLVASPEPRRIVEIDDVRALVDRGSVVVAAGGGGIPVVQAGHVLRGVDAVVDKDLAAEKLASTLGADVLMLVTGVPRVMLDFGTPRARDVGEMTTDEALGHAAAGQFPEGSMGPKMRAATRFVQATGGTAVVTDVEHACASLAGGAAAGTRIVPTRIVPTAASVGAAS